A stretch of Henckelia pumila isolate YLH828 chromosome 4, ASM3356847v2, whole genome shotgun sequence DNA encodes these proteins:
- the LOC140864146 gene encoding uncharacterized protein has protein sequence MKDDDELERLLGEIPHATSLNLHPAVSGVHPHHSNLVHNGYGHASCVIQNMNGRVMYDDEFLKHKYTCASSPVSGFSLQSDGSSSSLFSGGLSLSDIGSPTPPQFEELKPHLIPRNGYWLDFRKVNEGNFIDDLNLSKNLGRMYISGEQEGVLAPSNGFQSSDRYVNGAIMMNLEKFRESDIYRNEFTDCGGFNLNSPRRPVNFQGEFGSAVMELQRDHRIANVLGPRYFSSRADGGLLAHSEFVNSAPSPQFYRTNMLASDNLPMGFGFSDVSSATNRSLVGDNLFYASQNEMNLIEPRNALFPNNVDQLGRLMSQSNVEDLRHYQPLAPTERSKVPLCVRVPQGSIHAFTMEDSLIIQGEECGIYEMNRGHACSRGHSAKDLHQENHAGMTQEKRPNFDARAPTAAPQDSCRSPKLFYSFSLPSKFSSLSEAQGYIYHIAKDQHGCRFLQRMFDEGTSRDVQIIYNEIIDHVVELMMNPFGNYLMQKLLEVCNEEQRMNILLRVTEEPGELVRISLNTHGTRVVQKLIETLKTRQQISLVISALEPGFLALIKDLNGNHVVQRCLQCFTNEDSKFIFAAAAKYCVDIAMHQHGCCVLQRCIRHSNGEQRENLVAEISANGLLLAQDAFGNYVVQFILELKIPSATSKLTSQFENNYVHLSTQKFSSHVVEKSLDLCNIETRSKIIHELLSADYFEQLLQDPHANYVVQKALHVSEGPLHNLLVDAIESHKAISRNSPYSKRIFSHKLWKR, from the exons ATGAAGGATGATGATGAGCTTGAAAGGCTATTGGGTGAGATCCCTCATGCAACATCATTGAATCTTCACCCTGCAGTTAGCGGTGTTCATCCTCATCACAGTAATCTTGTTCATAATGGGTATGGTCATGCATCATGCgtgattcagaatatgaatggTCGTGTTATGTATGATGATGAATTTTTGAAGCATAAATATACATGTGCATCTTCCCCAGTGAGTGGGTTTTCCTTACAATCTGACGGCTCTTCCTCAAGTTTGTTCTCCGGGGGGCTTTCGCTTTCTGACATTGGTTCACCAACCCCACCCCAATTTGAAGAGCTGAAGCCCCACTTGATTCCGAGAAATGGGTACTGGTTGGATTTTAGGAAGGTTAATGAGGGaaattttattgatgatttaaaTTTGTCCAAGAATTTAGGTAGAATGTACATTAGTGGTGAGCAAGAGGGTGTTTTGGCACCTTCTAATGGTTTCCAATCTAGTGATCGATATGTAAATGGGGCTATCATGATGAATCTTGAGAAATTCCGTgaatctgatatttataggaaTGAGTTTACGGACTGTGGTGGATTCAATCTGAACAGTCCCCGTAGACCTGTGAATTTTCAGGGTGAGTTTGGTTCGGCGGTAATGGAATTGCAGCGTGACCATAGAATTGCCAATGTGTTGGGACCCCGTTATTTCTCTAGTCGTGCGGATGGTGGGCTGTTAGCTCATTCAGAGTTTGTTAATTCAGCTCCAAGTCCTCAATTTTACAGGACTAACATGCTGGCAAGCGATAATCTTCCAATGGGATTTGGTTTCTCTGATGTATCTTCCGCCACAAATAGGTCTTTGGTAGGTGATAATTTGTTTTATGCTTCTCAGAATGAAATGAATCTGATTGAACCTAGAAATGCGTTATTTCCTAACAATGTGGATCAATTGGGGAGGCTGATGTCTCAGTCTAATGTGGAAGATTTACGTCATTACCAGCCATTGGCACCCACTGAAAGAAGCAAAGTACCTTTGTGTGTTCGAGTGCCTCAAGGGAGCATTCACGCGTTTACCATGGAGGATAGTTTGATAATCCAAGGGGAAGAATGCGGTATTTACGAGATGAACAGAGGACATGCTTGTTCTAGGGGACACAGTGCTAAAGATCTTCATCAAGAGAACCATGCTGGCATGACTCAAGAAAAGAGACCAAATTTTGATGCTCGTGCTCCAACTGCTGCCCCTCAAGACAGTTGCCGGAGTCCAAAATTGTTCTATTCTTTTTCCCTTCCATCAAAGTTTAGCTCCCTTTCAGAAGCTCAAGGATACATATATCACATAGCTAAGGATCAACATGGTTGTCGTTTCTTGCAAAGGATGTTCGATGAAGGAACTTCTCGAGATGTGCAGATAATATACAATGAGATAATTGATCATGTAGTCGAACTAATGATGAACCCATTCGGAAACTATCTCATGCAAAAGTTGTTGGAAGTGTGCAATGAAGAGCAGAGAATGAACATTCTCCTCAGGGTGACTGAGGAGCCTGGAGAGCTTGTTAGAATCTCTCTAAATACTCATGG AACTAGAGTGGTGCAGAAATTGATCGAGACTCTCAAAACAAGGCAGCAAATATCGCTTGTTATTTCAGCTCTTGAACCAGGCTTTCTAGCCCTTATCAAAGACCTAAATGGTAATCATGTAGTCCAAAGATGCTTGCAATGCTTTACCAATGAAGATAGTAAG TTTATTTTTGCTGCTGCTGCAAAGTACTGTGTTGATATTGCAATGCATCAGCATGGATGCTGTGTTCTGCAACGTTGCATCAGGCATTCAAATGGAGAGCAGCGAGAAAATCTGGTTGCAGAGATTTCAGCAAATGGACTTCTGCTCGCTCAAGATGCATTTGG AAATTATGTTGTTCAATTTATATTGGAGCTTAAGATCCCTTCTGCTACATCGAAGTTGACTTCTCAGTTTGAGAACAATTATGTTCATCTCTCCACCCAAAAATTTAGTAGCCATGTCGTTGAGAAGAGTCTCGACCTTTGTAACATTGAAACCCGGTCAAagatcatccacgaattgctctCTGCTGATTACTTTGAGCAGCTGCTTCAGGATCCGCATGCAAATTATGTTGTTCAAAAAGCTCTTCATGTTTCTGAG GGTCCTCTCCATAACTTGTTGGTTGATGCAATTGAATCACACAAGGCAATCTCACGAAATAGTCCATATTCGAAGAGGATTTTCTCTCACAAGCTTTGGAAGCGGTGA
- the LOC140861345 gene encoding protein LNK1-like isoform X1: MRNTMLRKQSGVCSCDSKSSGGTSGMTFDSSKRGFKSNNTDSEGSEFSVSNSFLSDRGTTIYNHSLSFPLSDVTHTGNGLNLLENTSSNDFLCGDLPEIGSFEDVDRMFRRSDSTFGLVDSKEDVFGWSSSEYDRGKSGEALQSDFGFPCHEMSMQSNVSKNYGSSKSYTELSDAPIWIKDGSCSLEESDSYTSFVDGLGIGDGVIPEEQMNQCKNQFKQLKHMEKRRKEHNLGNGSNSYLGNLPYEINQISTVNTSLQGYPSASMSQQLHAAGPDSFFYLQNNGSQPYSDNSQLSERASVTFADSTTLTPWVSSPPSNQMQFMGNSHAQSLLTAISATDNGVDIHAFQSNLSSQSASLIEQAFVRDPGLVGKRVKLCGDKFEDPTDAGGASLAIPVEPGSSNVQESSMISMGMDDISLAAASFCQLQLVMEWLDLRTKLCIRDGLYRLARGAEQRINHANLHGISGGGSFMAEETNNCNSLINMETGTNPIDRSIAQLLFHRPSIHW, from the exons ATGCGAAACACAATGTTGAGAAAACAAAGTGGTGTATGTTCATGTGACAGCAAGTCAAGTGGAGGAACTTCAGGTATGACTTTTGACAGTTCCAAGCGTGGCTTCAAAAGCAATAATACAGATTCTGAGGGTAGTGAGTTTTCAGTGAGTAATAGCTTTCTCAGCGACAGGGGCACTACTATTTATAACCATTCTCTTAGCTTTCCTCTAAGTGACGTAACTCACACCGGAAATGGTCTCAATTTGCTTGAGAACACATCCTCTAATGATTTCCTATGTGGTGATTTACCTGAAATAGGTAGCTTCGAAGATGTTGACAGGATGTTCAG AAGAAGTGATTCAACATTTGGACTAGTGGACAGCAAGGAGGATGTGTTTGGTTGGTCATCATCAGAATACGACAGAGGAAAGTCGGGAGAAGCATTGCAGTCAGATTTTGGGTTTCCATGTCATGAGATGAGTATGCAATCAAATGTATCAAAAAACTATGGCTCCTCTAAGAGCTATACTGAATTGAGTGATGCACCAATTTGGATAAAAGACGGCTCTTGTTCCCTGGAGGAATCTGATTCTTATACATCTTTTGTGGATGGACTTGGGATAGGTGATGGTGTCATTCCTGAAGAGCAG ATGAATCAGTGCAAAAACCAGTTCAAGCAGCTGAAGCAcatggagaaaagaagaaaggagCATAACTTAGGAAATGGTAGTAACAGTTATCTTGGCAATTTACCatatgaaataaaccagatTTCTACGGTGAATACTTCTCTTCAGGGTTACCCATCTGCGAGTATGAGTCAGCAACTGCACGCTGCTGGTCCCGATTCCTTCTTTTATCTACAGAATAATGGCTCTCAACCATATTCAGATAACAGTCAGTTGTCAGAACGGGCTTCTGTAACTTTTGCCGACTCGACAACCCTCACGCCTTGGGTCTCCTCCCCTCCATCCAATCAAATGCAATTCATGGGGAATTCTCATGCTCAATCTCTTTTGACAGCAATATCAGCGACTGATAATGGAGTGGACATACATGCTTTTCAAAGTAATCTATCCTCTCAAAGTGCAAGTTTGATAGAGCAGGCTTTCGTGAGGGATCCTGGATTGGTAGGAAAACGAGTTAAACTTTGTGGAGATAAATTTGAGGATCCTACTGATGCTGGAGGAGCGAGCTTGGCTATTCCAGTGGAACCAGGCTCTTCAAATGTACAAGAGAGCTCAATGATATCTATGGGCATGGATGATATCTCCCTAGCAGCAGCCAGTTTTTGCCAGCTTCAGCTTGTTATGGAATGG TTGGATTTGAGAACAAAGCTGTGCATAAGGGATGGTTTATACCGATTGGCTCGAGGTGCCGAACAAAGGATCAACCATGCAAACCTGCATGGAATTTCTGGTGGTGGATCATTCATGGCTGAAGAAACAAATAA CTGCAACAGTCTCATAAATATGGAAACAGGCACAAATCCTATAGATCGATCAATAGCACAGTTGTTGTTTCACCGACCTTCAATTCATTGGTGA
- the LOC140861345 gene encoding uncharacterized protein isoform X2: protein MFRRSDSTFGLVDSKEDVFGWSSSEYDRGKSGEALQSDFGFPCHEMSMQSNVSKNYGSSKSYTELSDAPIWIKDGSCSLEESDSYTSFVDGLGIGDGVIPEEQMNQCKNQFKQLKHMEKRRKEHNLGNGSNSYLGNLPYEINQISTVNTSLQGYPSASMSQQLHAAGPDSFFYLQNNGSQPYSDNSQLSERASVTFADSTTLTPWVSSPPSNQMQFMGNSHAQSLLTAISATDNGVDIHAFQSNLSSQSASLIEQAFVRDPGLVGKRVKLCGDKFEDPTDAGGASLAIPVEPGSSNVQESSMISMGMDDISLAAASFCQLQLVMEWLDLRTKLCIRDGLYRLARGAEQRINHANLHGISGGGSFMAEETNNCNSLINMETGTNPIDRSIAQLLFHRPSIHW, encoded by the exons ATGTTCAG AAGAAGTGATTCAACATTTGGACTAGTGGACAGCAAGGAGGATGTGTTTGGTTGGTCATCATCAGAATACGACAGAGGAAAGTCGGGAGAAGCATTGCAGTCAGATTTTGGGTTTCCATGTCATGAGATGAGTATGCAATCAAATGTATCAAAAAACTATGGCTCCTCTAAGAGCTATACTGAATTGAGTGATGCACCAATTTGGATAAAAGACGGCTCTTGTTCCCTGGAGGAATCTGATTCTTATACATCTTTTGTGGATGGACTTGGGATAGGTGATGGTGTCATTCCTGAAGAGCAG ATGAATCAGTGCAAAAACCAGTTCAAGCAGCTGAAGCAcatggagaaaagaagaaaggagCATAACTTAGGAAATGGTAGTAACAGTTATCTTGGCAATTTACCatatgaaataaaccagatTTCTACGGTGAATACTTCTCTTCAGGGTTACCCATCTGCGAGTATGAGTCAGCAACTGCACGCTGCTGGTCCCGATTCCTTCTTTTATCTACAGAATAATGGCTCTCAACCATATTCAGATAACAGTCAGTTGTCAGAACGGGCTTCTGTAACTTTTGCCGACTCGACAACCCTCACGCCTTGGGTCTCCTCCCCTCCATCCAATCAAATGCAATTCATGGGGAATTCTCATGCTCAATCTCTTTTGACAGCAATATCAGCGACTGATAATGGAGTGGACATACATGCTTTTCAAAGTAATCTATCCTCTCAAAGTGCAAGTTTGATAGAGCAGGCTTTCGTGAGGGATCCTGGATTGGTAGGAAAACGAGTTAAACTTTGTGGAGATAAATTTGAGGATCCTACTGATGCTGGAGGAGCGAGCTTGGCTATTCCAGTGGAACCAGGCTCTTCAAATGTACAAGAGAGCTCAATGATATCTATGGGCATGGATGATATCTCCCTAGCAGCAGCCAGTTTTTGCCAGCTTCAGCTTGTTATGGAATGG TTGGATTTGAGAACAAAGCTGTGCATAAGGGATGGTTTATACCGATTGGCTCGAGGTGCCGAACAAAGGATCAACCATGCAAACCTGCATGGAATTTCTGGTGGTGGATCATTCATGGCTGAAGAAACAAATAA CTGCAACAGTCTCATAAATATGGAAACAGGCACAAATCCTATAGATCGATCAATAGCACAGTTGTTGTTTCACCGACCTTCAATTCATTGGTGA
- the LOC140861347 gene encoding uncharacterized CRM domain-containing protein At3g25440, chloroplastic isoform X1 has protein sequence MLRGTIFGKTRLNSSIRSESVLLLLCPAWNTSASSSTQESTPLMCSSDNFIWESQRNYLRKFLPHSPRRSTLANGSFGKGPYVFDPRNHSLWWQIARNLSDASVFKLKTDGDVVRFDIGEPGSEEGSQKKRKLKIKLDKMSRKQKLNELRFYRLKAKKKMNSPNPEVRIRYKLEKAKRKEAWLIEKLRKYDAPKALPETYDPEILTEEERFYLKRTGEKKKNYVPVGRRGVFGGVILNMHLHWKKHETVKVVCKPCKPGQVHQYAEELARLSKGIVIDIKPNNIILFYRGKNYVQPDVMSPPDTLSKAKALEKYRYEQSLEHTSEFIEKLENELEEYHKHVVRFRKDRSAPSGE, from the exons ATGCTTAGAGGTACCATCTTCGGCAAGACTCGCCTGAATTCATCGATCCGAAG TGAGTCTGTCCTCCTTTTACTCTGTCCGGCATGGAACACGTCAGCGTCTTCAAGTACGCAAGAATCTACTCCGTTGATGTGCAGTTCGGACAATTTCATCTGGGAAAGCCAGAGAAATTATCTGAGGAAATTTCTTCCACATTCGCCACGTCGTTCTACGTTAGCAAATGGTTCATTTGGTAAAGGACCGTATGTGTTTGACCCTCGAAATCATTCTTTATGGTGGCAAATTGCGAGAAACTTGAGTGATGCTTCTGTTTTCAAGCTGAAAACGGATGGAGATGTTGTTAGGTTTGACATTGGTGAGCCAGGCAGCGAAGAAGGatctcaaaagaaaagaaagctgAAAATAAAACTGGACAAAATGTCTAGAAAACAAAAGCTGAATGAACTTAGGTTTTACAGGTTGAAAGCAAagaagaaaatgaattctccgAATCCCGAAGTTAGAATAAGATACAAGCTAGAAAAG GCAAAAAGGAAGGAAGCATGGTTGATTGAGAAATTAAGGAAATATGATGCGCCAAAAGCACTGCCTGAAACCTATGATCCTGAAATATTGACTGAAGAGGAAAGGTTTTATTTAAAGCGTACAGgtgagaagaagaagaattatGTTCCAGTTGGGAGACGGGGAGTATTTGGTGGCGTCATTCTTAATATGCATCTTCATTGGAAGAAGCACGAAACTGTTAAAGTTGTGTGCAAACCTTGCAAGCCTGGACAAGTGCATCAATACGCTGAAGAGCTCGCTAGGTTGAGCAAAGGCATTGTTATCGACATCAAgccaaataatataatattattttatcgaGGGAAGAATTATGTTCAACCCGATGTCATGTCACCTCCAGATACTCTGTCTAAAGCAAAG GCTCTGGAAAAATATCGATATGAGCAGTCCTTGGAGCATACAAGTGAGTTCATTgaaaaattggagaatgaactagaagaatatCATAAACATGTAGTTCGGTTCAGAAAGGATCGAAGTGCACCATCAGGGGAGTAA
- the LOC140861347 gene encoding uncharacterized CRM domain-containing protein At3g25440, chloroplastic isoform X2, translating to MLRGTIFGKTRLNSSIRSESVLLLLCPAWNTSASSSTQESTPLMCSSDNFIWESQRNYLRKFLPHSPRRSTLANGSFGKGPYVFDPRNHSLWWQIARNLSDASVFKLKTDGDVVRFDIGEPGSEEGSQKKRKLKIKLDKMSRKQKLNELRFYRLKAKKKMNSPNPEVRIRYKLEKAKRKEAWLIEKLRKYDAPKALPETYDPEILTEEERFYLKRTGEKKKNYVPVGRRGVFGGVILNMHLHWKKHETVKVVCKPCKPGQVHQYAEELARLSKGIVIDIKPNNIILFYRGKNYVQPDVMSPPDTLSKAK from the exons ATGCTTAGAGGTACCATCTTCGGCAAGACTCGCCTGAATTCATCGATCCGAAG TGAGTCTGTCCTCCTTTTACTCTGTCCGGCATGGAACACGTCAGCGTCTTCAAGTACGCAAGAATCTACTCCGTTGATGTGCAGTTCGGACAATTTCATCTGGGAAAGCCAGAGAAATTATCTGAGGAAATTTCTTCCACATTCGCCACGTCGTTCTACGTTAGCAAATGGTTCATTTGGTAAAGGACCGTATGTGTTTGACCCTCGAAATCATTCTTTATGGTGGCAAATTGCGAGAAACTTGAGTGATGCTTCTGTTTTCAAGCTGAAAACGGATGGAGATGTTGTTAGGTTTGACATTGGTGAGCCAGGCAGCGAAGAAGGatctcaaaagaaaagaaagctgAAAATAAAACTGGACAAAATGTCTAGAAAACAAAAGCTGAATGAACTTAGGTTTTACAGGTTGAAAGCAAagaagaaaatgaattctccgAATCCCGAAGTTAGAATAAGATACAAGCTAGAAAAG GCAAAAAGGAAGGAAGCATGGTTGATTGAGAAATTAAGGAAATATGATGCGCCAAAAGCACTGCCTGAAACCTATGATCCTGAAATATTGACTGAAGAGGAAAGGTTTTATTTAAAGCGTACAGgtgagaagaagaagaattatGTTCCAGTTGGGAGACGGGGAGTATTTGGTGGCGTCATTCTTAATATGCATCTTCATTGGAAGAAGCACGAAACTGTTAAAGTTGTGTGCAAACCTTGCAAGCCTGGACAAGTGCATCAATACGCTGAAGAGCTCGCTAGGTTGAGCAAAGGCATTGTTATCGACATCAAgccaaataatataatattattttatcgaGGGAAGAATTATGTTCAACCCGATGTCATGTCACCTCCAGATACTCTGTCTAAAGCAAAG TGA